Proteins encoded by one window of Rutidosis leptorrhynchoides isolate AG116_Rl617_1_P2 chromosome 7, CSIRO_AGI_Rlap_v1, whole genome shotgun sequence:
- the LOC139857059 gene encoding F-box/LRR-repeat protein 10, with protein sequence MAETSNQRVKMKNKSPTEQNAGAISLDRLSSELIATIMLKLDVSSISAMSVTCKCFRVCYHRILHFIPNFHLDEIAAPIDRIQRLLLPNDSLRSLKLDCRRLNDSSVDHILQPRLHQISLRNCIRFSGRLLAEVGARCQDLRSLYVSSMADNQGQLHDVCDLEGLLRGCTQLEELVLMFDVSLYRRPDAARVWTLASSKLTYLHLGYITQIMFIEMLSPTVPINQSPNHIQPPLFPNILKLCLSVDYISNTMINIISKTLTQLNYLDLRDQPIIEPGFAFDLTDEGLQLINQHGRLQHLSLIRSQEFSPSFFRRVTDQGILFMADKCSNIESICLAGFCQVTDTGFKTLLHACTNLYKLKVFNGTRMTDLVFHDMYATSLALTLVSLRSCNLLTNSAIEQLVLNVYLISLDLRDSRNIGDKALQAVSKLPKLKTLLLDGTDVSDEGLSYLQKGAKSSLIKLSIRGCKRLTSKCISSIFNNESNRELRELDASNLPNLTNGCVLYLVKYRIPLVDLRMRQCPLIGDTSVMALASMTMADGARWHGSSLRSLDLFNCGGISKLAFQWLKKPYFPGLRWLGVAGSMNHELVDSLAINRPFLNLMTDGEELGTDKWDNLDDIYMHDYEEVDELEQWINQDDDDMADDDDDEEDDMEEEEEEDNDDGDDQNEEQ encoded by the exons ATGGCGGAAACGTCGAATCAGCGGGTTAAAATGAAGAACAAATCACCGACCGAACAGAACGCCGGAGCAATCTCGCTCGATCGGTTATCGTCGGAGTTAATCGCCACAATTATGTTGAAACTCGACGTTTCTTCGATCTCCGCCATGTCCGTCACCTGCAAATGTTTCCGCGTTTGTTATCACCGAATCCTCCATTTCATTCCTAATTTCCACCTCGAT GAAATTGCAGCACCGATTGATCGAATACAGAGATTGTTGTTGCCGAATGATTCACTTCGAAGCCTGAAGCTGGATTGCAGGAGGCTGAATGACTCATCAGTGGATCATATTCTACAGCCTAGATTGCACCAAATATCGCTTCGAAATTGCATCAGGTTTAGCGGACGACTTCTTGCAGAGGTTGGAGCTCGGTGCCAAGACCTCAG GTCTCTGTATGTGAGTTCCATGGCAGACAATCAAGGACAGTTACATGATGTATGTGACCTAGAGGGGTTACTCAGGGGTTGCACTCAATTGGAA GAACTTGTCTTAATGTTTGACGTCTCCTTATATCGCCGGCCGGATGCTGCGCGTGTCTGGACATTGGCTTCTTCAAAACTCACGTATCTTCATCTTGGGTACATAACTCAAATAATGTTCATCGAGATGCTTAGCCCCACCGTACCCATAAATCAGTCACCCAATCACATTCAACCACCTCTATTCCCAAACATCCTTAAACTTTGTCTTTCAGTCGACTACATCTCCAACACCATGATCAACATAATATCCAAGACTCTCACCCAATTAAACTATTTAGATCTTCGAGATCAACCCATCATCGAACCTGGATTCGCATTTGATCTCACCGATGAAGGTCTGCAACTAATTAACCAACATGGGAGACTACAACACCTTTCCTTAATTCGTAGCCAGGAGTTCAGTCCATCGTTTTTCAGACGAGTTACCGATCAAGGCATCCTTTTTATGGCTGACAAATGTTCGAATATAGAAAGCATATGTCTTGCTGGTTTTTGTCAGGTTACAGATACTGGTTTCAAAACGCTCCTTCATGCGTGTACCAACTTATACAAACTTAAAGTATTCAACGGGACACGAATGACTGATCTTGTGTTTCATGATATGTATGCAACTTCCCTTGCGTTGACCCTCGTTAGCTTAAGAAGCTGTAACCTTTTAACAAATTCGGCTATTGAACAATTGGTACTAAATGTGTATCTTATCTCACTTGACTTGAGAGATTCTAGAAATATCGGTGATAAAGCCCTTCAAGCCGTTAGCAAACTTCCAAAGTTGAAGACTTTGTTACTAGACGGAACCGATGTAAGCGATGAAGGCTTGTCGTACTTACAAAAAGGCGCAAAAAGCTCACTCATAAAATTATCCATAAGGGGTTGTAAGAGGCTAACAAGTAAATGTATTTCTTCTATTTTCAATAACGAGTCTAACCGAGAATTACGAGAACTGGATGCGTCTAATCTGCCTAACCTCACAAATGGATGTGTTCTTTATCTTGTAAAGTATCGAATTCCTCTCGTTGACTTGCGAATGCGACAGTGTCCTCTTATCGGTGACACGTCGGTGATGGCATTAGCATCAATGACGATGGCTGATGGTGCCAGGTGGCATGGTAGTAGTTTGAGATCGTTGGATCTATTTAATTGTGGTGGGATCTCGAAACTTGCATTTCAGTGGTTAAAGAAGCCTTATTTCCCTGGGTTAAGGTGGTTGGGAGTAGCTGGTTCTATGAACCATGAATTAGTTGACTCGTTAGCGATAAACAGACCGTTTTTGAACTTGATGACAGATGGGGAAGAGCTTGGGACCGATAAGTGGGATAACTTGGACGATATTTATATGCATGATTATGAGGAAGTTGATGAACTTGAGCAGTGGATAAATCAAGATGATGATGACAtggctgatgatgatgatgacgaggaGGATGAcatggaggaggaggaggaggaggataaTGATGACGGGGATGATCAAAACGAAGAGCAATGA